One window from the genome of [Clostridium] celerecrescens 18A encodes:
- a CDS encoding HPr family phosphocarrier protein, which translates to MKQLKIMLPNVAEAKNFVAAAAKCDFDIDVYYNRVTIDAKSILGVLSLDLTQVLTVEFNGEDAEFEAFLAAKAPGKCSAA; encoded by the coding sequence ATGAAACAGTTAAAGATTATGTTGCCGAATGTTGCCGAGGCGAAGAATTTTGTTGCTGCTGCTGCTAAATGTGATTTTGACATAGACGTGTATTACAATAGAGTAACCATTGACGCAAAGTCTATATTAGGAGTATTGAGTTTAGATTTGACACAGGTTTTGACCGTTGAATTTAACGGGGAAGATGCAGAGTTTGAGGCATTTCTGGCAGCGAAAGCTCCGGGTAAATGTTCAGCAGCATAA
- a CDS encoding vWA domain-containing protein → MKKYLFIITLVIILILSFIGFSNSNKTEKKEYLNSGSKIDIHAKGFMPLIEELPKYQDISYKYNHVSIILFETDTIMLVVSYDEETYQKEKEKLTVKYKFLDHKVVSDYDENKYYIPEHQFSINNYDLKVVDGNDNYQAEYPKSFGMIGISDKKRSIAYLYFYDYDLDYIQDDSESPMANFVKRYYKYDF, encoded by the coding sequence ATGAAAAAATATTTATTTATCATAACACTTGTGATTATATTAATATTAAGTTTTATTGGTTTTAGTAATTCAAATAAAACAGAAAAAAAGGAATATCTTAATAGCGGATCTAAAATTGATATACATGCGAAAGGCTTTATGCCTCTAATTGAGGAATTACCCAAATATCAAGATATATCATACAAATACAATCACGTTTCAATAATATTATTTGAGACAGATACAATTATGCTTGTTGTTAGCTATGACGAAGAAACATATCAAAAAGAAAAAGAAAAATTAACAGTAAAGTATAAGTTTCTAGACCATAAAGTGGTTTCGGATTATGATGAAAATAAATATTATATCCCTGAGCATCAATTTTCAATAAACAATTACGATCTTAAAGTTGTAGACGGAAATGACAATTATCAAGCAGAATATCCAAAATCGTTTGGTATGATCGGCATATCTGATAAAAAAAGGAGTATAGCATATTTATATTTCTATGATTATGATTTAGATTATATACAAGATGATAGTGAAAGTCCGATGGCCAACTTTGTAAAAAGGTATTATAAATATGACTTTTAG
- a CDS encoding BlaI/MecI/CopY family transcriptional regulator — protein sequence MIDYRLAESESRFADLIWENEPINSTELVRLSEEVMKWKKSTTYTILKRLCDRGIFKNECAVVTSAISRDEFFAGQSRRYIEDTFGGSLPRFLTSFIGGKRLSSKQAEELVHLINEHKGD from the coding sequence ATGATTGATTATCGATTAGCGGAATCGGAATCGAGATTCGCCGACTTGATTTGGGAAAATGAGCCGATTAATTCAACAGAGCTTGTCCGGCTGTCAGAGGAAGTTATGAAATGGAAAAAATCTACCACATACACCATCCTGAAGAGGTTGTGCGACAGGGGAATTTTCAAAAACGAGTGTGCAGTCGTTACATCGGCGATAAGCCGGGATGAGTTTTTTGCGGGTCAGAGCCGCCGCTATATCGAGGATACGTTCGGCGGTAGTCTGCCACGTTTTCTCACGTCGTTCATAGGCGGAAAAAGATTATCCAGCAAGCAGGCGGAAGAACTTGTGCACCTAATTAACGAGCACAAGGGGGATTAA
- a CDS encoding M56 family metallopeptidase, with protein sequence MDRIFLSVLNMSMTASFVIAAIILARIPLKKAPKIISYSLWAVAGFRLVFPFTLESAFSLLPFNSTPIPQDIAMQAVPRINSGITVIDKAVSAALPAPTPVTSINPLQIWIFIGTCIWLLGIAVLLIYSFISIVVLKRRLRGATLIEGNLYEADNLKTPLVIGLFKPKIYIPAGLTDEEHCYIVLHERTHIRRHDHAVKMFAYLVLCLHWFNPLAWMAFVLMGADMEMSCDECVIRKLGGEIKSAYSLSLVRVASGRKILNGSPLAFGEGGMKERIKNVLNFKKPSRVIITLAILLVTVMSAGFAVNRATDRSILDLILPMSMHNVAKEPHFRGTVTEVYDNTILVTVDEGEEERRSSDLMSVSLNVKLKDSMTHFNVGDKVIVYYNGEIAESYPAQINTVYAIVLTSPDMSINMDGIYALSTMRTPYAGDNSAVGKIIGEMPRIDRDYTQQFFSIGDDYGTGRAPNTLTIYYEPNDAETTAIGNITVTPKNSALLFLLIDNLEEVNIAFRETPSGGKLHKEDYISRATYSRDDISGYFDTIGLGWEDFQNNWNRSIEKMFSSVDDDAQLHSLVKETAQTPPPAFTDSDSASGSASNFTEPGTKPGMVTEPDIVDGSVIRIVDFEIGDSCSLYIEVLAPKGNFAENSGETKYEVVGNTKLLLPADVLVSYIDYESSTGTNGKKLISYLNQGGSSFKEPTIAKLIVHTDESGNNITELTEVYEP encoded by the coding sequence ATGGATAGAATTTTTCTGTCAGTCCTCAATATGAGCATGACGGCAAGTTTTGTAATCGCCGCAATTATCTTAGCACGGATACCACTTAAAAAAGCACCGAAGATAATCTCCTATTCGCTGTGGGCAGTGGCTGGGTTCCGGCTCGTGTTCCCTTTTACTTTGGAGAGCGCGTTCAGTTTGCTGCCATTCAACTCCACACCTATCCCCCAGGACATCGCAATGCAAGCCGTTCCGCGCATTAACAGCGGGATAACCGTAATCGACAAAGCCGTAAGCGCAGCGTTGCCTGCCCCCACGCCCGTCACAAGCATAAACCCATTGCAGATATGGATTTTTATCGGTACTTGCATTTGGCTTTTAGGCATTGCAGTTCTGCTTATTTACAGTTTTATATCAATCGTTGTGTTAAAACGCAGACTTCGCGGCGCAACGCTTATCGAAGGTAATCTTTATGAAGCCGACAACCTCAAAACACCGCTTGTAATCGGGCTCTTCAAACCTAAAATCTACATTCCGGCAGGACTGACCGACGAGGAACATTGCTATATCGTCCTGCATGAACGGACGCACATCAGGCGTCACGACCACGCTGTTAAAATGTTCGCGTACCTAGTGCTTTGCCTGCATTGGTTCAATCCGCTGGCGTGGATGGCGTTTGTGCTGATGGGAGCGGATATGGAAATGTCCTGCGACGAATGCGTGATACGCAAACTTGGCGGGGAGATTAAAAGCGCTTATTCGTTGTCACTCGTCCGCGTGGCGTCAGGGCGTAAAATCTTAAATGGAAGTCCCCTTGCGTTCGGGGAGGGCGGTATGAAAGAGAGGATAAAGAACGTGCTGAATTTCAAAAAGCCATCAAGGGTGATTATTACACTTGCCATTTTGCTTGTGACGGTGATGAGCGCAGGGTTCGCGGTGAATCGCGCTACGGATAGAAGCATTTTAGATCTGATATTACCAATGTCTATGCACAACGTCGCGAAAGAGCCACATTTTAGAGGAACGGTAACCGAAGTGTACGATAATACCATCCTTGTGACCGTCGACGAGGGCGAGGAGGAGCGCAGGAGCAGCGACTTGATGAGTGTTTCTCTCAATGTGAAATTAAAAGATAGCATGACCCATTTTAATGTCGGTGATAAAGTTATTGTCTATTATAACGGTGAAATCGCGGAGTCCTATCCGGCGCAGATAAACACCGTTTACGCGATTGTTTTGACAAGCCCTGATATGAGTATCAATATGGATGGCATCTATGCGCTTTCCACAATGCGGACACCTTATGCAGGCGATAACAGCGCGGTCGGAAAAATTATAGGTGAGATGCCAAGAATTGACAGAGATTATACACAGCAGTTTTTTTCAATTGGTGACGATTACGGAACTGGCCGTGCGCCGAATACACTCACTATTTACTATGAACCTAACGATGCAGAAACGACCGCTATAGGGAATATAACGGTTACGCCTAAGAACTCCGCACTATTATTCCTGCTAATTGATAACCTTGAGGAAGTGAATATTGCTTTTCGTGAAACGCCGAGCGGCGGCAAACTCCACAAGGAGGATTACATTTCACGAGCAACGTACAGCAGGGATGATATATCTGGATATTTTGATACAATCGGACTTGGTTGGGAGGATTTTCAGAACAACTGGAACCGTTCCATTGAAAAGATGTTCTCATCGGTTGATGATGATGCACAACTTCATTCGTTGGTTAAAGAAACCGCACAAACACCTCCTCCTGCTTTTACCGACAGTGATTCTGCGTCTGGAAGCGCCTCAAATTTTACTGAACCAGGTACTAAACCGGGCATGGTAACGGAACCGGATATTGTTGACGGGAGTGTTATCAGAATTGTGGATTTCGAAATCGGAGATAGCTGCTCTTTGTATATCGAAGTTCTTGCTCCCAAAGGTAATTTTGCCGAAAATAGCGGCGAGACAAAATATGAAGTGGTCGGAAACACAAAATTGTTGCTCCCTGCTGACGTTCTGGTGAGCTACATTGATTATGAAAGCAGCACCGGTACAAACGGTAAAAAGCTTATCAGTTATTTGAATCAAGGTGGCAGTTCCTTTAAAGAACCGACAATTGCAAAGTTAATTGTCCATACTGATGAAAGCGGCAATAATATAACAGAACTGACAGAGGTTTATGAACCGTAA
- a CDS encoding S8 family peptidase, with translation MNKILDDNYYDLIISNIMIPYYDTGDNITHMNIRNSLAHVPNNPKDPCDLGIHPYNAFPSIATLSSTVSLERSGVGTVQRNPHMALFGRGIIVAVLDTGIDYQHQAFTYHDGTTRILSLWDQTIQEGSPPDGFTYGTEYTREHINVALKSDDPLSIVPSVDTNGHGTAIASIIAGKSSPEYSFSGVVPESDLVIVKLKQAKNSLKKIFFVPEDIECYQETDLIIGIAYVTSIAQRLNRPIVICIAMGTSQSSHDGRGATSFITNYLVQQPNIGITISAGNEANKHRHYYNSTTAVPFQNDFELRVGGNDKLFAIELWPLIPARLSIEIIAPNRESTMEVHPSLGVCRRFPGIFIPSVVWINNYIFEEETGDQLILLRFQDPIPGNWTIRVKNLDNGPFSFHAWLPSADLISEETFFLYSDPNTTITSPGNATSPLTVTAYNQFNNSILPESGRGYTRTGFMKPDIAAPGYQLTCAVPGNQYGSITGSGTAAAHAAGIIAMVFEWAVSRGNYTNITGIDVNRLLIRGARRPSTTTYPNIVWGYGQIDINTLFERLTRT, from the coding sequence ATGAATAAAATATTAGACGATAATTATTACGACCTAATAATTAGTAACATCATGATTCCGTACTATGATACCGGAGATAATATTACGCATATGAATATAAGAAATTCTTTAGCCCATGTTCCCAATAATCCTAAGGATCCTTGTGATTTAGGAATTCATCCTTATAATGCATTTCCTTCCATCGCTACCTTAAGTTCTACGGTAAGCCTTGAAAGATCTGGTGTCGGAACGGTTCAGAGAAATCCCCATATGGCCCTATTTGGGCGGGGAATTATTGTGGCAGTCTTAGATACCGGAATAGATTACCAGCATCAGGCATTTACGTATCATGACGGGACGACCCGGATTCTTTCCCTATGGGATCAAACCATACAGGAAGGCTCGCCTCCGGATGGATTTACATATGGTACGGAATATACCAGGGAGCATATTAATGTTGCATTAAAATCGGATGATCCTTTATCCATAGTACCTTCTGTGGATACCAATGGTCATGGGACCGCAATTGCAAGTATTATAGCAGGGAAATCCAGCCCGGAGTACTCATTCAGCGGCGTTGTTCCGGAATCTGATCTGGTGATTGTAAAGCTAAAGCAGGCAAAAAACAGTTTGAAGAAGATCTTTTTTGTTCCTGAAGACATTGAATGCTATCAGGAAACAGATTTAATTATTGGGATTGCTTATGTGACTTCAATAGCCCAGAGGCTGAACCGTCCGATTGTCATATGCATTGCAATGGGCACGAGTCAGTCAAGCCATGACGGACGGGGGGCCACCAGCTTTATTACCAATTATCTGGTTCAGCAGCCTAACATCGGGATAACGATTTCTGCTGGCAACGAAGCCAACAAGCACAGGCACTATTATAACAGTACGACTGCGGTACCATTTCAAAATGATTTTGAATTAAGAGTCGGAGGAAATGACAAGCTTTTTGCCATTGAGCTATGGCCTCTTATTCCGGCAAGGCTGTCTATTGAAATAATCGCTCCAAATAGGGAGAGTACAATGGAGGTGCACCCTTCACTGGGGGTATGCAGAAGATTTCCAGGAATATTTATCCCAAGCGTCGTATGGATCAATAATTATATTTTTGAAGAAGAGACCGGAGACCAGCTCATATTGTTGCGTTTTCAGGATCCCATTCCGGGAAACTGGACGATTCGGGTAAAAAATCTTGACAATGGGCCATTTTCTTTTCATGCATGGCTGCCATCGGCAGATCTGATCTCAGAAGAGACCTTTTTTTTATATTCTGACCCGAATACAACCATAACTTCTCCAGGAAATGCAACCAGCCCTCTTACCGTCACCGCTTACAATCAATTCAATAACAGCATACTGCCGGAGTCAGGAAGAGGCTATACAAGGACAGGGTTTATGAAGCCAGATATCGCGGCTCCGGGATACCAGCTTACCTGTGCAGTTCCGGGAAACCAGTACGGAAGTATCACAGGAAGCGGAACAGCCGCAGCCCATGCGGCGGGTATTATCGCTATGGTCTTTGAATGGGCAGTTTCTAGAGGAAATTATACAAATATTACGGGAATCGATGTGAACCGTCTGCTTATTCGCGGAGCGCGGCGCCCTAGTACAACCACCTATCCTAATATTGTATGGGGATATGGTCAGATTGATATTAATACTCTGTTTGAACGGCTTACGAGGACTTAA
- a CDS encoding MurR/RpiR family transcriptional regulator: MLIEAINKNYDKLNESDIQSLSIILSIVYKISEMSIEDLATECNTSKSTILRLTQKLGFSGYSEFKSYLKWEKKEHVKGIDKDIKSDIRGDFLNTCQQIESSANLTVIAKEIHKSQNVVVYGTGQAQRHCAMEMQRLFMQMNKYIYHAGASDELCMLSKNLGPDDLVIVISLSGNVQKIKDTLQLLHLKKVKIVSITNLQSNLLAGMSDYSLYAVSSPVKIGEHLYHNSFVNFLTVIEYVFLSYIEVINVNS, from the coding sequence ATGCTGATTGAAGCAATTAATAAAAATTATGATAAATTAAATGAATCAGACATTCAAAGCCTTTCTATTATCCTGTCGATTGTATATAAAATTTCTGAAATGAGTATTGAAGACCTGGCAACCGAATGCAATACATCGAAAAGCACGATTTTAAGATTAACCCAGAAATTAGGGTTTTCCGGATACAGTGAATTTAAGAGCTATCTGAAATGGGAAAAGAAAGAACACGTAAAAGGGATTGATAAGGATATCAAATCAGACATAAGAGGCGATTTCTTAAATACGTGCCAGCAGATAGAATCCTCTGCGAATCTGACCGTCATCGCAAAGGAAATTCATAAGTCCCAAAATGTTGTTGTTTATGGAACGGGACAGGCCCAGCGCCATTGTGCAATGGAAATGCAGCGATTGTTTATGCAGATGAATAAATATATCTATCATGCAGGCGCAAGTGATGAGCTTTGTATGCTGTCAAAGAATCTGGGGCCTGATGATTTAGTAATTGTGATTTCTTTGTCCGGGAATGTGCAGAAAATAAAGGATACTTTGCAATTGCTTCATTTGAAGAAAGTGAAGATAGTTTCTATTACAAATCTTCAAAGTAATTTGTTGGCGGGCATGAGTGATTATAGCTTGTATGCTGTCAGCAGTCCTGTTAAGATTGGGGAACATCTATATCACAATTCTTTTGTTAATTTTTTAACTGTAATTGAGTATGTGTTTTTAAGTTACATTGAGGTGATAAATGTCAATTCTTAA
- a CDS encoding 6-phospho-alpha-glucosidase: protein MLNTDLEKSSVVIAGGGSTYTPGIILMLLEHLDRFPLRKIKFYDNDPQRQKVIADACEIMIHKKHPEIEFLATCDPEEAFTDVDFVMAHIRVGKYKMRELDEKIPLKYGVVGQETCGPGGIAYGMRSIQGVLELVDYMEKYSPDAWLLNYSNPAAIVAEATRRLRPKSKILNICDMPISIENNMLKILGYEKRSDIITQYYGLNHFGWWYGVRSKDGKDLMPELKKHVKEMGYFIPSDADEAKQHGDSSWNETYRMAKDIYAIDPDTLPNTYLKYYLLPDTVVKHSDKNYTRANQVMDTREKEVFTACREIVKNNAFEGDELSLDEHASYIVDLATALKFNTYARMLLIVENNGVIENFDKSAMVEVPCLVTSSGPQPLSVGTIPTFQKGLMEEQAAVEKLVVDAWMEGSYQKLWQAIALSKTVPSVTVAKQILDDLYKANKEYWPELK, encoded by the coding sequence ATGTTAAATACAGATTTAGAAAAAAGTTCAGTTGTTATTGCCGGCGGAGGAAGTACCTACACCCCGGGAATTATACTCATGTTATTGGAACATTTAGACCGCTTTCCCTTAAGAAAGATTAAGTTTTATGATAATGACCCACAAAGGCAGAAGGTAATTGCAGATGCATGTGAGATCATGATTCATAAGAAGCATCCGGAAATTGAGTTTCTGGCAACCTGTGATCCTGAGGAAGCATTCACGGATGTTGACTTTGTTATGGCACACATTCGTGTTGGTAAATACAAAATGCGGGAGCTTGATGAAAAAATTCCTCTGAAATACGGGGTTGTCGGCCAGGAAACATGCGGTCCCGGCGGAATTGCATATGGAATGCGCTCCATTCAGGGTGTTTTAGAATTGGTTGATTACATGGAAAAGTATTCGCCGGATGCATGGCTGCTAAACTATTCCAATCCGGCTGCTATTGTAGCAGAAGCCACCAGAAGACTGAGGCCGAAATCAAAGATACTTAATATTTGTGATATGCCCATCAGCATTGAAAATAATATGCTAAAGATTTTAGGCTATGAAAAACGAAGTGATATTATAACTCAATACTATGGACTCAATCATTTTGGCTGGTGGTATGGCGTAAGAAGCAAGGATGGAAAAGACCTGATGCCGGAGTTGAAAAAACATGTGAAAGAAATGGGATATTTTATTCCTTCAGATGCAGATGAGGCAAAGCAGCATGGAGATTCCAGCTGGAATGAAACCTACCGTATGGCAAAAGATATTTATGCGATTGATCCGGATACTCTGCCAAATACGTATTTGAAGTATTATCTTTTACCGGATACTGTTGTAAAACATTCAGATAAAAATTATACTAGAGCAAACCAGGTCATGGATACAAGGGAAAAAGAGGTTTTCACCGCGTGCCGCGAGATTGTTAAGAATAATGCGTTTGAAGGCGATGAATTATCTTTGGATGAACATGCTTCCTATATTGTGGATCTGGCAACGGCATTAAAGTTCAATACTTATGCCAGAATGCTTCTGATTGTTGAAAACAATGGAGTTATTGAAAACTTTGACAAATCAGCAATGGTAGAAGTTCCATGTCTGGTGACCTCTTCAGGACCTCAGCCTTTGTCCGTTGGTACCATACCTACCTTCCAGAAAGGTCTGATGGAAGAGCAGGCAGCAGTTGAAAAGCTGGTGGTAGATGCATGGATGGAAGGTTCTTATCAGAAATTATGGCAGGCGATTGCGCTGTCCAAAACGGTTCCAAGTGTTACGGTTGCAAAACAAATTTTAGATGATTTATATAAAGCAAATAAGGAATATTGGCCGGAACTGAAGTAA
- a CDS encoding alpha-glucoside-specific PTS transporter subunit IIBC, with the protein MMEKLQRFGGAMMAPVMLMPFAGIIIGFSTIFMNADIMGALAADTTLWYKFWSMMYDGGYAIFNQLPLLFVISLPIGLAKKAAGRAAMESFVIYIIFNYFIQSLLTFFGDIMFHVDFAQEIGGTSGLTMVAGIKTMDMSVIGAIMIAAIAVWIHNRWYDKKLPSLISSFQGSALIVIIGFVIMIPMAFAVCVVWPGVQSAILGLQVFLSKSGNLGVFLFTFLERITLPTGLHHFLWTPFDLGPAVVADGNWTHWMANVNEYAASTAPLKELFPTGGFALYGNCAVWGMPAIAFAMYKTARPENRKKVAAMLISATIPAVLCGITEPIEFTFLFISPMLFAVGAVLAALLSTVLYMFGVVGYQGGGLMDYITYNWMPMMKNHMGEVITHIVIGLIFSVIYFVVFYWAIKKFNIMTPGREKDMGSEVELGKQTGSASSVFHDEAVGFLQALGGKENIESVTNCMTRLRLSVKEESLVAADEDFKKYNAKGVVRKGKAIQVIIGFDVENVKNEFEKLL; encoded by the coding sequence ATGATGGAGAAACTGCAGAGGTTTGGAGGAGCGATGATGGCACCTGTAATGCTTATGCCATTTGCCGGTATTATCATCGGATTCTCGACCATTTTCATGAATGCAGATATTATGGGGGCATTAGCAGCAGACACTACGCTCTGGTATAAATTTTGGTCTATGATGTACGATGGGGGATATGCAATTTTTAATCAGCTTCCATTATTATTTGTAATTTCATTGCCCATTGGCCTGGCTAAAAAGGCAGCAGGGCGTGCGGCGATGGAATCTTTTGTAATCTATATTATTTTTAACTACTTTATTCAATCTCTGCTTACATTCTTTGGCGATATCATGTTCCATGTGGATTTCGCCCAGGAAATAGGAGGCACAAGCGGACTTACAATGGTTGCTGGAATCAAAACCATGGATATGAGCGTGATTGGAGCCATTATGATTGCTGCAATTGCCGTATGGATCCACAACCGCTGGTATGATAAGAAGCTTCCCAGTTTAATAAGCTCTTTTCAAGGATCCGCTTTAATTGTCATTATTGGATTTGTTATCATGATACCAATGGCTTTTGCCGTGTGCGTCGTATGGCCTGGCGTTCAATCCGCTATTTTAGGATTACAGGTATTCTTATCTAAGTCTGGTAATTTAGGCGTATTCCTATTTACCTTTTTAGAACGTATTACACTTCCTACCGGCTTGCATCATTTCTTATGGACACCGTTTGATTTAGGTCCTGCGGTCGTTGCAGATGGAAACTGGACACACTGGATGGCCAATGTAAATGAATACGCAGCTTCTACAGCCCCCTTAAAGGAATTATTTCCTACCGGCGGATTTGCATTATATGGAAACTGTGCCGTCTGGGGAATGCCTGCCATAGCGTTTGCCATGTATAAAACGGCCCGTCCGGAAAATAGAAAGAAAGTTGCTGCGATGCTGATTTCTGCTACGATCCCTGCAGTATTATGTGGGATCACTGAGCCTATTGAATTTACATTCTTATTTATATCACCCATGCTGTTTGCAGTAGGTGCAGTTCTTGCAGCTTTGCTCTCGACTGTTTTGTACATGTTTGGGGTCGTTGGTTATCAGGGCGGCGGACTCATGGATTACATTACCTATAACTGGATGCCGATGATGAAGAATCATATGGGAGAAGTCATTACTCATATTGTGATCGGCCTGATCTTCTCCGTTATCTATTTTGTGGTATTTTATTGGGCGATAAAGAAATTCAATATTATGACTCCCGGCAGAGAAAAGGATATGGGCAGTGAAGTAGAATTAGGTAAACAGACCGGATCTGCATCCAGTGTTTTTCATGACGAAGCTGTAGGCTTTTTACAGGCTTTGGGAGGTAAGGAAAATATCGAAAGCGTTACAAATTGTATGACAAGATTGCGTCTCAGTGTAAAAGAGGAAAGCCTTGTTGCAGCAGATGAGGATTTTAAGAAATATAATGCAAAAGGCGTTGTCCGTAAAGGGAAAGCAATACAGGTCATCATTGGTTTTGATGTAGAAAATGTAAAAAATGAATTTGAAAAACTGTTATAA
- the radA gene encoding DNA repair protein RadA, whose translation MAKGKTTAFFCKECGFESAKWLGQCPACKEWNTFVEEPSGKKEPASKRGISGKGDGTAGNHFLNAKPSRLSDIQLDEQDRMKTGYEELDRVLGGGVVKGSLVLVGGDPGIGKSTLLLQVCRNLAADSRKVLYISGEESLKQIKLRANRIGEVKGDLLFLCETSLELIERAIEEEKPDVVIIDSIQTMFREEISSAPGSVSQVRESTNILMQIAKGAGIAIFIVGHVTKEGVVAGPRVLEHMVDTVLYFEGDRSASYRIIRGVKNRFGSTNEIGVFEMVESGLSEVKNPSEYMLSGRPEDASGAVVACSMEGTRPMLLEVQALVTPTAFGMPRRTAAGTDYNRVNLLMAVLEKRCHYDLSHFDAYVNITGGLRMNEPALDLAIMMAIVSSMKDKAVDPKTIIFGEVGLAGEVRAVSMAQQRVNEAKKLGFNTCVLPEISLGKMGKVEGMRLIGVGNVREAIVRVMG comes from the coding sequence ATGGCAAAGGGAAAGACAACCGCATTTTTCTGCAAAGAATGCGGATTTGAATCGGCAAAGTGGCTGGGACAGTGTCCGGCCTGTAAGGAATGGAATACGTTTGTGGAGGAGCCTTCCGGGAAAAAGGAGCCGGCTTCTAAGCGGGGAATCAGTGGAAAAGGGGACGGGACCGCCGGAAATCATTTTCTGAATGCCAAGCCCTCCCGTTTGTCTGATATCCAGTTAGACGAGCAGGACCGGATGAAGACCGGATATGAGGAACTGGACCGGGTTTTAGGAGGAGGTGTTGTCAAAGGCTCACTCGTTCTGGTTGGCGGTGATCCAGGCATTGGAAAATCCACCCTGCTTTTACAGGTATGCCGCAATCTGGCGGCCGACAGCAGGAAGGTGCTTTACATATCAGGAGAAGAATCCTTAAAACAGATTAAGCTGAGGGCAAACAGAATAGGGGAAGTAAAGGGAGATTTATTATTCCTTTGTGAAACCAGCCTGGAGTTGATTGAACGAGCAATAGAAGAGGAAAAGCCAGATGTGGTGATCATTGATTCCATACAGACCATGTTCCGGGAAGAAATCTCTTCCGCCCCGGGAAGTGTCAGCCAGGTGAGGGAATCCACCAATATTCTGATGCAGATTGCCAAGGGGGCGGGAATCGCCATATTTATCGTTGGTCATGTGACAAAAGAAGGCGTGGTGGCCGGTCCCAGAGTCTTAGAGCATATGGTTGATACGGTTTTGTATTTTGAAGGAGACCGAAGCGCTTCTTACCGGATCATCCGGGGAGTGAAGAACCGTTTTGGCTCAACCAATGAGATCGGCGTTTTTGAAATGGTTGAAAGCGGGCTTTCCGAGGTGAAAAATCCTTCGGAATATATGCTCAGCGGAAGGCCGGAGGATGCCTCAGGTGCTGTGGTAGCCTGTTCCATGGAAGGTACCAGACCCATGCTATTGGAGGTTCAGGCCCTGGTTACCCCAACGGCTTTCGGTATGCCAAGGCGTACTGCGGCTGGTACGGATTATAACCGGGTGAATCTTTTGATGGCTGTTTTGGAAAAACGATGCCATTATGATCTGTCCCATTTTGATGCTTATGTAAATATTACGGGCGGTCTGCGTATGAATGAGCCGGCCCTGGACTTAGCGATCATGATGGCAATTGTGTCCAGTATGAAGGACAAGGCCGTGGACCCGAAGACCATTATTTTTGGAGAAGTGGGACTGGCAGGAGAGGTGCGTGCAGTGTCCATGGCACAGCAGAGAGTGAATGAGGCAAAGAAGCTGGGATTTAACACCTGCGTGCTGCCGGAGATTTCCCTGGGAAAGATGGGGAAGGTGGAAGGAATGCGGCTGATTGGTGTAGGGAATGTAAGAGAGGCGATTGTTCGGGTTATGGGGTGA